From one Verrucomicrobium sp. genomic stretch:
- a CDS encoding TolC family protein gives MAMIFPRLLALSLPALALAGCASVDPSASFGNAQGTIRDRTGHRVEWSRGTQEDRQAEQAVRDLLSRPLTADAAVQVALLGNPSLQATFEEIGISQADFVQAGLLTNPSFSAIVRFPNVSPLGADQEFSVTGDFLQLFILPLRKKMAALQLEATELEVGNEVLSLAAEVKEAFYAVQADEQLQTRLELVNDIDKTAAELAEKQHEAGNINDLDLVNQKSVYTESQADVTQTRIDLVRDREKLNRLLGWTEELPRWTVSPQLPAIPADPLSAADLEKRALVQRLDVAAARKRIEALQKSLGITEGTRLFPGGIDIGVDTEKNPDRSRVTGPSIDVELPIFDQGQARVATLQAQLRQAQDRLAALAIDVRSEIRENREILEGRRQLADTYRQTLLPQRVSILKLSQEQYNFMLKGSYDLLLAKQQEIGAERAYIQTWRDYWTARAELEKAVGGFLPVPAAAEAKQTDPVAAASAAPAPMNMKP, from the coding sequence ATGGCAATGATCTTTCCCCGCCTCCTGGCCCTTTCCCTTCCCGCCCTCGCCCTCGCGGGCTGCGCCTCGGTCGATCCTTCGGCCTCGTTCGGCAACGCCCAGGGCACCATCCGGGACCGCACCGGCCACCGCGTCGAATGGAGCCGAGGCACCCAGGAAGACCGGCAAGCCGAGCAGGCGGTGCGCGATCTCCTCAGCCGTCCCCTGACCGCCGACGCGGCGGTGCAGGTTGCCCTGCTGGGCAATCCCTCCCTCCAGGCCACCTTCGAGGAGATCGGCATCTCCCAGGCTGACTTCGTTCAGGCGGGGCTGCTGACGAACCCGAGCTTCAGCGCAATCGTCCGCTTCCCGAACGTCTCGCCGCTGGGAGCCGACCAGGAATTCTCCGTGACAGGCGACTTCCTGCAACTGTTCATCCTTCCCCTGCGGAAGAAGATGGCCGCGCTCCAACTGGAGGCGACCGAATTGGAGGTCGGGAACGAGGTTCTTTCCCTCGCCGCCGAGGTGAAGGAGGCATTTTACGCCGTCCAGGCCGACGAGCAACTCCAGACCCGGCTGGAACTGGTCAACGACATCGACAAGACGGCCGCCGAACTGGCCGAGAAGCAGCACGAGGCAGGCAACATTAACGACCTCGACCTGGTGAACCAAAAGTCGGTCTATACTGAGAGCCAAGCCGACGTGACGCAGACCCGGATCGATCTCGTCCGCGACCGGGAGAAACTGAACCGGCTCCTGGGTTGGACCGAGGAACTGCCCCGCTGGACCGTCTCCCCCCAACTTCCCGCCATTCCTGCCGATCCCCTGTCGGCCGCCGACCTGGAGAAGCGGGCCTTGGTTCAGCGGCTCGACGTCGCCGCCGCCCGGAAGCGGATCGAGGCGCTGCAAAAGTCGCTCGGAATCACCGAAGGAACCCGCCTCTTTCCCGGCGGAATCGATATCGGCGTGGACACGGAGAAGAATCCCGACCGCTCCCGCGTCACCGGCCCCTCGATCGACGTCGAGCTTCCGATCTTCGATCAGGGACAGGCCCGGGTGGCCACGCTTCAGGCCCAGCTCCGGCAAGCCCAAGACCGTTTGGCCGCGCTGGCCATCGATGTCCGCTCCGAGATCCGTGAAAACCGGGAAATCCTGGAGGGCCGCCGGCAGCTCGCCGACACCTATCGCCAGACCTTGCTCCCCCAGCGGGTCAGCATCCTCAAGCTGTCCCAGGAGCAATACAACTTCATGCTGAAAGGCAGCTACGACCTCCTGCTTGCCAAGCAGCAGGAAATCGGCGCCGAGCGCGCCTACATCCAGACGTGGCGCGACTATTGGACGGCCCGAGCCGAGTTGGAGAAGGCGGTCGGCGGCTTCCTGCCTGTCCCCGCCGCCGCCGAGGCGAAACAAACCGATCCGGTCGCCGCCGCCTCCGCCGCCCCGGCGCCGATGAACATGAAACCCTAG